From the genome of Solanum lycopersicum chromosome 7, SLM_r2.1:
TGAGTATCAAATAAAACACTTTTATATCTtacgttttttactattttaaaaatgCGCGCATGTGGTGGTGTGTGGTTACTTGTTGGTTCAAGCGACTATTTCTTATAAAGTGAATGGACCATGGGATGTGATAATTGACAAGTTGGTAGCAAATTTATGTATTCTATGCTAAAAATAGACGTCTTCACgacaaagaaaaaagagaaaaaaaacacaagtaTATAAGTATTAATAAGGTgcttattaatcaaaattaaagtgGTGAGTATTAATTAAGAAGGTTCCTCATCTGAACATTACAGAGTTATATTGTAGAAGTGAAAAATGCGAGTAATTGATTGACCaaattgtttttcttgatttgttctAATACAAGGGTTTTACTCTATAAAGTAACAAGGTAAAAAGTAGTGTTAACTATTTTATGAATTCGATCGAATTTAGTAACTTTGGTTCTAATAAGTGATTtgtggagaaaaaaaaattgaaataatttattgttCTCATCAAGCTCGTTTCATAATTTGGATAAATTAAAAAGGATGTTTATATTGTTCTACTCGAATAAATCAATAAGATACTTGAAATATATATACTAGCAAATAGTAATTACATGGTACAATTAGATTGAAACACATAGATTCATTAATTAgctagcatatatatatatatatatatatatatatatatatatatatacacacacacaattAAGAGGCAGTTTGGGTTAGAATTAAGTAACAGTAGTTCCAATCAGGAAGGTATTTGTAGCTGCTACGCTTAGCTCCAAATCAAGTGGGGCTTTATAATAAGATGACCAAATTAGAGTATCTTTGGTTGCTAATGCTATCTCTTCACTAATTGAACTTGTTGAATTTCCATAATCTCCCTTGCTTTCTTCCATTTTGTTTTTCCTCCTTTCCTATGTATCATTTCATTTCACACATTCAATTGCAACTAACACATGATAGtaatattcatttcatattgaaaatgtttttgCTGAGTTttagagtaaaaataaaaattttctccCTAATGAGGTCCAAAGACACGAAATAGAACGATTGGAGActaactattaaaaataattaaaaaaaaaagaaaaacaaaacaaaagtatttatttaatgaaaagtaGAGAGTATATATATTCGACATACCATGTCAAAGAGGCTAGAACGACGTTTCTTTTTGTTGAGATGAGTTGAGTGTCTGAGGAAATATTTTTGAGCATGACTAGCTACTTGTGTTGGAGTCCTTGTTGTGACGAACTTCCTCGAAATTCCTCTCCAATCTCCTTTCCCTAGCTTTTCTAGTCCCATCAAGAATCTCCTATGTTCCTCCTCTGTCCATCCAACTCCTAATTCAAAAACATTTGGAACAATTCTTTAGAAATTATTCACGTTTCTTAAACTAATTTTCCTTTCTCGAGGAATATGATGTATGGTTATAAcgattaaattatatatgtaactCCAGTTTCTTTCAAATTGATAGTCCATCTCATTTTTGGTAAGGAGTCCTATTGAGTATTGACAACTGAATATGATTTTGACCATTATTTTCATACTAACCTTTCCCACTAAAAAGTAGTCAAATAattatatctaaaaaattattccAAACCTTTCCTTCTCTCTTTGGGTTGACCTAAGAGACAATCAGATAGATAATCTCCATTTGTGCAAGTAGTACTCTTTTCATTAAGAGTAacaagtgatgatgatgatgatggagaAATAGATACTTGAGGGGAAGACATGCAATCTAAGCTTAAACTTTTTTTCAAGTGGATatcataagaagaagaagaggaagaggaagatgatgatgatgtggaagatgaagaagagatGTCAATTAGTTGTACTCCAAAGAGCCTTAATCCACCAACAAAGTTAGCACTAGCACCTAACTTGAAAGTGCTACAAGTTCTTGAATTGTGACCTATATTACGACAACGTGAACACTTCCTTCCCATATCCACAAGAGTTTGGTTAGACTTGGGGGTATTGAAAGATGAGGAAATGCAATAGGAAGTGGTTTATATCATAGTAATATATTTTGTAGTACAAGTTGGGGCTTGTAAAAATAGGAGCACACCAGGTGAAGATGATTGGGTGGGCACTAGGCACTAGGCTATTTCTGTATATATCCAACTTGGGTAGGAATACTAAACTCATATTCTGAGTTTtgagaatgaaaaaatattgtaacGTTTATGTTAATGGGCCATCAGTAAAACTtaaatgttgaagaagaaggaaattgACGATTGGAACATGTTAAACGAACAGGCCCAACACAGTTGACTGACTTGTTTCAGCAAGTGATGATGAAGAAGGAAGCTGAGGATTGGAACATGTCGAAAGAACAGATCCGACGAAGCTGACGAATGAGTTACAACACTGCTGAAGAATTAAATTCACATTAGGATTAgactaattatatttattaggaTTATGTTTTGactataattaaattatgattacaATTATATTATGACTAGGATTAGATAACTATTAAAATTATAGCACAATTaggatttaattatttttttattatagtagtAATCAGTATTGTAGTAGGACTCTATAACTTAGGACTCTCTAATTCTCTCCTATATAAGGAGTATGTACTTGAcattattattcatcaaatcatCAATAATTGATCACATATCAATAACATCATTATTGATCAATATGatcaatatatcaaatattgATCAATACTACCAATATTGATCAACATATCAAAACACTATCAATACATGAATACAATCCTTGATTTCTCTACGTGAGATATCTACATGGATTTCTACACTAAATACTCAatcattataacaaaaaaatactcaatcattataacaaaaaataaagtagGAAATAATTAGCTTTATCTTTATGagatattataattaattattacagtatcaattttcttgatttcagTATGTATAGTGGGGTAATTGATATTTGTCTAAAAAATAGGAAAGGGGAAACAACATTTTTAATCCCTATATTTAtgctaatttcttattttagtcCTTGTGTTATTTAATTTAGCACTATTAATCTTTAATTATATCAAGTGAGTAATTTTAGTCCTTCAACTAACATAGCCAAAAAATTTACAGAGAGTTCATTGCTAAACGGGGTAATTATGATATTCTAAAGTAATTGCTTgagaaaacatattttttttaaaaaaaaaatcattcgtTTCATAATTTATCGTTCGTCGGTGTAAGAGGGAGAGTTAATTTCTATCAAGTTGGTTTTCAAAATTGTAGCTCAAATCGATGGGCTTGTTCTTCTAGATAGAGATAGGAAAGACTTAGCTTGTTCTTCAAAGAGagagaattgaaaagaaaatatttgaactaCCCCTTTTAGCATTGAACTatctgttaatttttttttgaatctgtAAGTTGAAGGACTAAAATCACTTACTTGATATAATTGAACGTTAATAATGCTAAGTTAGATAACACGAGgactaaaataagaatatagTCAACAGAGGAACTAAAAATGCCGTTTTCCCAATAGGAAAATTTATGTGTATAAGTAAATATATACTAGTTAATTCGTTAACATAGTTATAATTTGCCTAATTATAATTTACAACCTACTTTTTGGCTATAATTACGTGACTCAGctttttagttttgtataaatcacacatttgtatataattcaaaaattgtataatataatttgtataattcgaagtttgtataatataatttgtataactaACTATTTACAGTTTTGACTTttgtaattgtataaatttgttatttcaaatttatacaaaaataacttaattataaaaatatgcccacaaattatacaaatctcCAAATTATACAAACGAGACAACTTAAACTTTAGCTACAAACCATAAATATACAAACTATAACcatgaaacataattaaatttatcataatagATTTTTGCAAAAATTATCCTTAAAATATAGCCATAAAAGTACCATATATTGGAAGATTTGTCACACAGGCCATTATCTCAACacgtattattttataattctaaATAG
Proteins encoded in this window:
- the LOC101265743 gene encoding transcription factor MYBS3-like, whose protein sequence is MGRKCSRCRNIGHNSRTCSTFKLGASANFVGGLRLFGVQLIDISSSSSTSSSSSSSSSSSYDIHLKKSLSLDCMSSPQVSISPSSSSSLVTLNEKSTTCTNGDYLSDCLLGQPKERRKGVGWTEEEHRRFLMGLEKLGKGDWRGISRKFVTTRTPTQVASHAQKYFLRHSTHLNKKKRRSSLFDMERRKNKMEESKGDYGNSTSSISEEIALATKDTLIWSSYYKAPLDLELSVAATNTFLIGTTVT